A genomic window from Micromonospora violae includes:
- a CDS encoding AMP-binding protein — MTDGPGYTTTYVDRVLDLFAEFGDREALVGGGRRLTYTEAAARIRAMAATLIRHGVRPGSAVLVTVANAVEGPLLQLALHLLGCRTMWVAPVTARREVDEFIRLARPDALVYDARDPASLGPELAAALPGTPVCCLGAGGAGPDLTADADVTDLPASVPAPESFLQTSGTTGAPKLVHHRESFYAQILTLAADFRAAGFPLLRHLSHSPMWLASGQITTLFNLLTGGVLFLRDDWDPVAFVDTVQRERINSTFVTPPMLYEVLDHPALVGADFSAMFMFNVGAGPAAPARLRQAIARFGPVLRIVYGLSEAVVITALPGLTDDPEHPERLRSCGRPYGDVRIEIRDDDGGVLPTGRDGEVWVQTRLSFAGYHGQPELTAQTLVDGWVRTRDIGHLDEDGYLYLVDRAHDMIVTHRRNWAIFCRPIEDVLTGHPQVRAAAVIGVPDDTVGEVPYAYVVLGPDATVTAPELIDLVTTELNEMWAPAAVEFVDRLPVNRSMKVDKRALRAQHAAHRAAAVGA; from the coding sequence ATGACTGACGGACCCGGGTACACCACGACCTACGTGGACAGGGTGTTGGATCTCTTCGCCGAGTTCGGCGACCGGGAGGCGTTGGTCGGCGGCGGTCGGCGACTCACCTACACCGAGGCCGCCGCTCGCATCCGGGCGATGGCCGCGACACTGATCCGGCACGGCGTACGGCCCGGGTCGGCGGTGCTGGTGACCGTCGCGAACGCGGTGGAGGGTCCACTGCTCCAACTCGCCCTGCATCTGCTGGGCTGCCGGACGATGTGGGTCGCCCCGGTGACCGCCCGCCGGGAGGTCGACGAGTTCATCCGGTTGGCCCGCCCGGACGCCCTGGTCTACGACGCCCGCGACCCGGCCAGCCTCGGCCCGGAGCTGGCCGCCGCGCTGCCCGGCACACCGGTGTGCTGTCTGGGCGCGGGCGGCGCCGGCCCCGACCTCACCGCCGACGCCGACGTGACGGACCTGCCGGCGTCCGTGCCGGCGCCCGAGTCGTTCCTGCAGACCAGCGGCACCACCGGAGCCCCCAAGCTGGTGCACCACCGGGAGAGCTTCTACGCCCAGATCCTCACCCTGGCCGCCGACTTCCGCGCCGCCGGGTTCCCGCTGCTGCGGCACCTGTCGCACTCACCGATGTGGTTGGCCAGCGGGCAGATCACCACGCTGTTCAACCTGCTCACCGGTGGGGTGTTGTTCCTGCGCGACGACTGGGACCCGGTGGCCTTCGTGGACACCGTGCAGCGGGAGCGGATCAACTCGACCTTCGTCACCCCGCCGATGCTCTACGAGGTGTTGGATCACCCGGCGCTGGTCGGCGCGGACTTCTCCGCCATGTTCATGTTCAACGTGGGCGCCGGGCCCGCCGCGCCCGCCCGGCTGCGCCAGGCCATCGCGCGCTTCGGCCCGGTGCTGCGCATCGTGTACGGCCTCAGCGAGGCGGTCGTGATCACGGCGCTGCCCGGGCTGACCGACGATCCGGAGCACCCGGAGCGGCTGCGCTCCTGCGGGCGGCCCTACGGCGACGTGCGCATCGAGATCCGCGACGACGACGGCGGCGTGCTGCCGACGGGCCGCGACGGCGAGGTGTGGGTGCAGACCAGGCTGAGCTTCGCCGGCTACCACGGTCAGCCGGAGCTGACCGCGCAGACGCTCGTCGACGGTTGGGTACGGACCCGCGACATCGGCCACCTCGACGAGGACGGCTACCTCTACCTGGTCGACCGGGCGCACGACATGATCGTCACGCATCGGCGGAACTGGGCCATCTTCTGCCGTCCCATCGAGGACGTGCTGACCGGGCACCCGCAGGTACGCGCCGCCGCCGTGATCGGCGTGCCGGACGACACGGTCGGCGAGGTGCCGTACGCGTACGTGGTGCTCGGGCCGGACGCGACGGTCACCGCGCCGGAGCTGATCGACCTGGTGACCACCGAACTCAACGAGATGTGGGCGCCGGCCGCTGTGGAGTTCGTCGACCGGCTGCCGGTGAACCGGTCGATGAAGGTGGACAAGCGGGCGTTACGCGCGCAGCACGCGGCCCACCGGGCGGCGGCGGTCGGGGCGTGA